A portion of the Cydia strobilella chromosome 5, ilCydStro3.1, whole genome shotgun sequence genome contains these proteins:
- the LOC134741815 gene encoding uncharacterized protein LOC134741815: MLIEYMAQHQRFANREYDGPLGAQRYEAQWEALAQVLREHGPDKSVQAWKVTWRDLSRKARRNNATANRARVLTGNAAEIPEISEDEQLVLAAIGRDTSEGVGPGESRIGDDILNELKQLNETQNKKLRILKERNDMMAKSINTLENLENLEETEILDDTTIIEEEDV, translated from the exons ATGTTGATTGAATATATGGCTCAGCACCAACGGTTCGCGAACCGAGAATATGACGGGCCTCTCGGAGCGCAGAGGTACGAGGCGCAATGGGAAGCCCTCGCACAGGTGTTGAGGGAGCACGGGCCGGATAAGTCAGTGCAGGCGTGGAAAGTG ACTTGGCGAGACTTGAGCCGTAAGGCTAGACGGAACAACGCTACAGCTAACCGGGCTAGAGTCCTCACTGGTAATGCGGCAGAGATACCGGAAATCAGTGAGGACGAGCAGCTGGTCCTGGCTGCCATTGGCAGAGATACTTCTGAAGGAGTGGGTCCGGGGGAATCACGAATTGGAGAT GACATCCTAAACGAGCTAAAACAATTAAAcgaaactcaaaacaaaaaattaagaaTTTTAAAGGAGAGGAACGACATGATGGCGAAGAG TATTAACACATTGGAGAACTTAGAAAACTTGGAGGAGACGGAGATCTTGGATGATACTACTATAATAGAAGAGGAAGACGTTTAA
- the LOC134741733 gene encoding putative nuclease HARBI1 produces MPDKEFRQIYRVQKELVLYLCGELNADLQPRKGDGLPTHLKVLTALHLLADGSYQRGTGQDHGLSIGQTTVSRYLDQFVDAVNRRLKDQWIIFPGNEQSRRSVATGFEDAYGLPNILGAVDCTQVKIFPPPLPHGVQYLNRKGVHALNVQLIADVNCKICAVNARFPGRVHDSFIFNNSSIKDELRRLYNGHIGEYFLLGDSGYALEPWLMTPVLNPAPGSPEARYTAWHCRVRNTIERTNGYLKNVFRCLGHDRVLHYSPAKASSMINACCVLYNIMQHYRNLPEGIVREIEEGAPQELPHRHAQNGLLLRVAQEKRARLINTYFAYYYVLL; encoded by the exons ATGCCGGACAAAGAGTTCCGGCAAATATACAGAGTTCAAAAGGAGTTAGTATTATATTTATGTGGGGAACTAAACGCCGACCTCCAGCCTCGCAAGGGTGATGGATTGCCAACTCACCTTAAG GTTCTAACAGCATTACATCTTCTGGCTGATGGAAGTTACCAACGTGGGACTGGTCAGGACCATGGTTTATCCATTGGTCAGACAACTGTAAGCCGGTATCTTGATCAATTTGTAGATGCTGTGAACAGAAG ACTTAAAGACCAATGGATAATTTTTCCTGGAAATGAACAGTCCCGTCGGTCAGTTGCCACAGGATTTGAGGATGCATATGGTCTGCCAAATATCTTGGGTGCAGTAGACTGCACCCAAGTGAAAATATTTCCGCCACCTCTGCCACATGGAGTGCAATACCTAAATCGTAAAGGCGTTCATGCCCTTAATGTACAGCTG ATTGCAGATGTCAACTGCAAAATCTGCGCAGTGAACGCGAGGTTTCCTGGCCGTGTGCATGACTCGTTCATATTTAACAATTCGTCCATTAAGGATGAATTAAGAAGATTGTACAACGGTCACATTGGGGAATATTTCCTTCTAG GTGACTCGGGGTATGCTCTCGAACCATGGCTCATGACGCCAGTGCTGAACCCTGCCCCGGGAAGCCCAGAAGCAAGGTACACGGCCTGGCACTGTCGTGTGCGCAACACAATTGAGCGTACCAATGGGTACCTCAAAAACGTATTCCGGTGCCTGGGCCACGACCGCGTCTTACACTACAGCCCGGCGAAGGCATCGTCGATGATAAATGCATGTTGCGTATTATACAACATAATGCAACATTATAG AAATCTTCCGGAGGGAATCGTAAGAGAAATTGAAGAAGGGGCTCCTCAAGAACTTCCTCATCGTCATGCGCAAAACGGGCTCTTATTAAGAGTGGCGCAGGAAAAGCGTGCGCGgctaataaatacatattttgctTATTACTATGTTTTATTATGA